Proteins encoded within one genomic window of Aspergillus nidulans FGSC A4 chromosome VII:
- a CDS encoding uncharacterized protein (transcript_id=CADANIAT00009270), protein MALNTVPEEILALILQNCSSFSELHALILTSKTLYTVWRNNQRTILWHVGQSAIPGFSDALIAVRATDLAKASVLRGELPPTPFPIKTLSGDDVKPTLSETQRVLSFACIARYLETRTRSAKDKRKDFLPHRWYFDSLAWSQQIWDLWREGYHRAVYRYFTAGAVLCRAYYEPLVCEKRPAGFLSSLLSILEGKLPRSANSRDSFPGWFNEEEKRYISKIPLYDSQRYEEWEEAFKPLEMIFLQESRKHSIPFSSDREKRPAPHSPEAENSDRSLCRTFGTQSKNLHSLDNTHHQTLFAHLLHFLYLVDGDIRYFISLPGDTPAESLDDPIAHSVPGVFLFGSFTLMDINIRRKAEGSCVAYANTVLPKLTSEIILSTPNPHAKTYLGLPNMHNYLKKIWDISGIPNCYDQNPVRKTLPLVSFFVEYMLRRFFGLRFSSRMFDATLEVRCAWCAFHQFGGVFTGSTPGQERYVGRDLLESVEDERPVVVFDEYAWYY, encoded by the exons ATGGCGCTCAACACGGTCCCAGAAGAGATCCTAGCCCTAATCCTTCAAAactgctcctccttctccgaacTCCACGCCCTGATCCTCACATCAAAGACCCTCTACACCGTTTGGCGAAACAACCAACGGACAATTCTCTGGCACGTCGGCCAGTCGGCCATACCCGGATTCAGCGACGCCCTTATCGCG GTTCGCGCAACAGACCTAGCTAAAGCGTCCGTCCTCCGCGGCGAGCTCCCACCAACGCCCTTCCCAATCAAAACGCTAAGCGGCGACGACGTAAAGCCGACCCTATCTGAAACACAACGGGTTCTGTCCTTTGCCTGCATAGCCAGGTACCTCGAAACGCGCACGCGCAGTGCCAAAGACAAAAGGAAAGACTTCCTCCCGCACAGGTGGTATTTTGATAGCCTTGCCTGGTCACAACAAATATGGGATCTCTGGCGTGAGGGATACCATAGAGCGGTATATCGCTATTTTACTGCGGGTGCAGTCCTATGTCGAGCTTACTATGAGCCGCTTGTCTGTGAGAAGAGGCCAGCgggctttctttcttctctgctcTCGATATTAGAGGGGAAGCTGCCTCGCAGCGCTAACAGTAGAGACTCATTTCCGGGGTGGTtcaatgaggaggagaagaggtatATATCCAAGATCCCGTTGTATGATAGCCAGAGATATGAAGAGTGGGAAGAAGCGTTCAAGCCGCTCGAAATGATCTTCTTGCAGGAGAGCAGGAAGCACTCGATCCCTTTCTCATCAGACCGAGAAAAGCGACCAGCACCACACTCGCCAGAGGCAGAGAATTCAGATCGTTCTCTGTGCCGCACATTCGGCACCCAGTCCAAGAACCTGCACTCCCTCGACAATACCCATCATCAAACACTCTTTGCCCACCTCCTCCACTTCCTCTACTTAGTCGACGGCGATATTCGCTACTTCATCTCCTTGCCCGGCGACACGCCAGCCGAAAGCCTTGACGACCCAATAGCCCACTCTGTTCCGGGTGTGTTTCTCTTCGGCTCATTCACGCTCATGGATATCAACATCCGACGGAAAGCAGAGGGTTCATGCGTGGCCTACGCAAATACCGTCCTGCCGAAACTCACTAGCGAGATTATCCTCTCCACACCAAATCCCCATGCGAAAACGTACCTTGGTCTTCCGAACATGCACAACTATCTcaagaagatctgggacATTTCCGGGATCCCAAACTGCTACGATCAGAACCCTGTGCGCAAGACGCTTCCACTGGTGAGCTTCTTTGTGGAGTACATGCTGCGGCGGTTCTTTGGGTTAAGGTTCTCGAGTAGGATGTTTGATGCAACCCTCGAGGTGAGGTGTGCGTGGTGTGCATTTCATCAGTTCGGGGGTGTCTTCACAGGGTCAACGCCCGGTCAGGAGAGATACGTAGGCAGGGATCTGTTAGAAAGTGTCGAAGACGAGCGGCCAGTTGTCGTGTTTGATGAGTACGCGTGGTACTATTAA
- a CDS encoding uncharacterized protein (transcript_id=CADANIAT00009274) — protein sequence MALSGDARTKGVTLPPAPARWSTQLCIRNPAATTTITMPILPHLTVNTYNLTVVILVAIGTISTAYGLAVIGSTVGQPNFYTFFDLEADTTDPDYKHTTNMIGALNGVNSAGAFMGCILQAWSSDAYGRKTTIRLGAAVLIVGGALCAGAVHMAMFLVGRFVAGLGAGILACSVPIYQAEVSTAETRGAMVCVTGVMYAVGYSLAGWLGYACWFMEATSPAAQFAWRFPLAFQVLFPLCVLVGAPFIPESPRWLLAKGKGVEALSVLQKLHSTNGHSNGDNTKAREEFSLMEKQLELDQSRIVKSRWPALALFSTPANRKRSLIATILMIGNQFLGTFVLTNYGVLIYASLGLTGSIPLLLNACWTSFTLIGNTWTALYIDRFGRRRFLLAGATGCTLCMVFLCALTASFLNTDNTPGLRAAVFFIFFYIFWWCFFVDATQFAYIAEIFPNHLRSQGVALGLGWFYLSSEVTLVAAPVGLDRVGWRFYLVLIVPSVLYVGCIYFLFPETKGRTLEEMGRVFGEEHIYRQEAESDTVTEKGVETQRIEDVSTV from the exons ATGGCTCTGTCAGGTGATGCGAGGACGAAAGGCGTAACCCTACCCCCTGCCCCCGCCCGTTGGA GTACACAACTGTGCATCCGCAATCCAGCCGCTACAACGACCATCACCATGCCCATCCTCCCTCACCTCACGGTGAACACCTACAACCTCACCGTTGTAATCCTCGTGGCCATAGGCACAATCTCGACAGCGTATGGCCTCGCCGTCATTGGGTCCACCGTCGGCCAACCGAATTTCTACACCTTCTTCGACCTAGAGGCCGACACCACCGATCCCGACTACAAGCACACGACGAATATGATCGGCGCCTTGAATGGCGTCAACTCCGCCGGCGCCTTCATGGGTTGTATCCTGCAAGCCTGGAGCTCTGACGCATATGGGCGCAAGACCACCATCCGCTTGGGCGCGGCGGTGCTGATTGTAGGTGGCGCGCTGTGCGCTGGGGCCGTGCATATGGCCATGTTTCTGGTCGGCCGATTTGTCGCTGGTCTAGGAGCTGGCATTCTAGCGTGTAGTGTGCCGATCTATCAGGCAGAAGTGTCGACGGCAGAGACGAGGGGTGCCATGGTCTGCGTGACGGGCGTCATGTATGCGGTCGGCTATAGCCTTGCCGGATGGTTAGGGTACGCCTGCTGGTTCATGGAGGCGACGAGCCCAGCGGCGCAGTTTGCATGGCGGTTTCCGCTGGCCTTCCAGGTGCTTTTCCCGCTGTGCGTGCTCGTCGGTGCGCCGTTTATTCCAGAGTCACCGCGGTGGCTGTTGGCAAAAGGTAAAGGGGTTGAAGCTCTAAGCGTGCTGCAGAAACTGCACTCGACCAACGGGCATAGCAACGGCGACAACACCAAAGCGCGGGAAGAGTTCAGCCTGATGGAGAAACAGCTCGAACTCGACCAGTCGCGTATCGTGAAATCCAGGTGGCCAGCGCTAGCACTCTTCTCTACGCCCGCAAACCGTAAACGCTCACTCATTGCGACGATTCTCATGATCGGAAACCAGTTCCTGGGCACCTTCGTGCTGACCAACTACGGAGTCCTTATCTACGCCTCCCTTGGTCTAACAGGGTCTATCCCGTTGCTTCTGAATGCCTGCTGGACATCATTCACGCTTATCGGAAACACCTGGACAGCACTGTACATCGACCGCTTCGGGCGCCGTCGTTTCCTGCTCGCCGGCGCAACAGGCTGCACACTGTGCATGGTCTTCTTGTGCGCACTGACGGCATCTTTCCTGAATACAGACAACACCCCCGGACTGCGGgctgccgtcttcttcatcttcttctatATCTTCTGGTGGTGTTTCTTCGTGGACGCGACGCAGTTTGCCTACATTGCTGAGATCTTCCCCAACCATCTACGCAGTCAGGGAGTTGCGCTGGGACTGGGCTGGTTTTATCTCTCAAGTGAAGTGACCCTTGTTGCAGCGCCGGTAGGGTTGGATCGTGTTGGGTGGAGGTTCTATCTTGTGCTTATTGTGCCGAGTGTGCTGTATGTCGGGTGCATTTATTTCTTGTTTCCCGAGACGAAAGGGCGAACACTAGAGGAGATGGGGCGGGTCTTTGGAGAGGAGCACATTTACAGGCAGGAGGCTGAGAGCGATACTGTGACTGAGAAGGGGGTAGAGACACAAAGAATTGAGGATGTTTCCACGGTATAA
- a CDS encoding alpha-L-arabinofuranosidase A (transcript_id=CADANIAT00009271) translates to MPLSAAIKSSLSVSVRADAKGLVGFANTGYNGITVLKQTYWTSFYMKGEYSGTVLLRLTGTDSGTVYGSRNLSVKSTGGKWTQYETTFEANESYVAENEWQLLFDAATAKGHPLHFGLVQLFPPTYKNRTNGLRNDIARPIADLKPKFLRFPGGNNIQADRPGDWHYPNTDALGLDEYLWWCEDMDMVPVLSVWDGKSYGGIVSGEELQPYLDDIKDELEVTLPLTLLSHPLRAYLTPNTNEQYLLGPPSTPFGALRARNGHPDPWPIQYIEIGNEDDYSGGCDTYPDRLVQIYDTIHASYPNLTLIANNMDENCLPEIPLPGLWHDYHYYRSADDLVAMFNYWDNHDRGDRVLVGEYGCRNDSNPDGVFWSFMQGSCAEAVHMIGLERNSDVVMMAAYAPLLQHFGYTQWSVCTPSASLAYLGIHPADRGEEQPTLFGFESRPNSLTLSTSYYVNRMFSTNQGSTVHKVHSTAGFGPLYWVATSNETAYQVKLANYGAANQTVNIRVPGVGRGVLEMISGPKDASNLPGDIKIVPVSRNIRAGKEGYTVHMPPWGVAVLVVVFK, encoded by the exons ATGCCCTTGTCGGCGGCGATAAAGTCGTCTCTGTCTGTCTCCGTGCGTGCGGACGCAAAGGGGCTCGTCGGGTTCGCAAACACTGGGTACAACGGGATCACCGTGCTGAAGCAGACGTACTGGACCAGTTTCTACATGAAGGGCGAGTACAGCGGGACCGTTTTACTGAGGCTTACGGGGACAGACAGCGGAACTGTGTACGGGAGTCGGAATCTCTCGGTGAAAAGTACCGGTGGGAAATGGACGCAGTATGAGACGACCTTCGAGGCAAACGAAAGCTATGTCGCGGAGAATGAGTGGCAGTTGCTGTTTGATGCGGCCACTGCAAAGGGACATCCTTTGCATTTTGGGCTCGTGCAGTTGTTTCCGCCGACGTATAAGAACAG GACTAACGGACTGCGAAACGACATTGCGCGGCCAATCGCAGACCTCAAGCCAAAGTTCTTACGCTTTCCGGGAGGCAATAATAT ACAAGCTGACCGGCCAGGCGACTGGCACTACCCAAACACCGACGCCCTCGGTCTGGACGAGTATCTCTGGTGGTGCGAAGACATGGATATGGTTCCCGTGCTGAGCGTCTGGGACGGCAAGTCTTACGGGGGGATCGTCTCAggcgaggagctgcagccttATCTCGATGATATAAAGGACGAACTCGAGGTAACCCTTCCCCTTACTCTTCTTTCTCACCCTCTCCGAGCCTATCTAACCCCCAATACTAATGAGCAGTACCTCCTCGGGCCCCCATCAACGCCCTTCGGCGCCTTGCGGGCACGCAACGGCCACCCAGACCCCTGGCCGATCCAGTATATTGAGATTGGCAACGAAGACGACTACAGCGGTGGTTGTGACACCTACCCAGACCGTCTCGTCCAGATCTACGACACGATCCACGCGTCGTACCCAAACCTCACCTTAATCGCAAACAACATGGACGAGAACTGTCTACCAGAGATCCCTCTGCCGGGACTCTGGCACGACTACCACTACTACCGGTCTGCTGACGACCTCGTCGCCATGTTCAATTACTGGGATAACCACGACCGCGGGGACAGAGTATTGGTGGGTGAGTACGGGTGTCGCAATGACAGCAACCCCGACGGCGTGTTTTGGAGCTTCATGCAAGGGTCTTGTGCAGAGGCGGTGCATATGATTGGGCTGGAAAGGAACAGCGATGTTGTTATGATGGCTGCTTATGCGCCCTTACTGCAGCATTTCGGATATACACAGTGGTCGGTGTGTACTCCCTCTGCCTCCCTAGCCTATCTAGGGATACACCCTGCTGATCGTGGTGAGGAACAGCCAACACTATTCGGCTTTGAATCGCGCCCCAACAGCCTAACCCTGTCAACAAGCTACTACGTCAACCGCATGTTCAGCACGAATCAAGGCTCGACCGTGCACAAGGTGCACTCAACAGCCGGGTTTGGGCCTCTATACTGGGTCGCCACGTCCAACGAGACTGCCTATCAGGTCAAATTGGCCAACTACGGCGCCGCAAACCAGACCGTCAATATCCGGGTTCCCGGCGTGGGGAGGGGAGTGCTGGAGATGATCTCTGGTCCTAAGGATGCGAGTAATCTGCCGGGGGATATCAAGATTGTGCCGGTCTCGAGAAACATTAGAGCTGGGAAGGAGGGGTATACGGTGCATATGCCACCCTGGGGGGTGGCGGTTTTGGTGGTTGTTTTCAAGTAG
- a CDS encoding protein plyD (transcript_id=CADANIAT00009272), with the protein MFFKQLAVLSFATSALAAHGVRNPGTNSLNFNRIDKRFTFPIPESQGSQTFEATYTISGNETFDGGMKTYGRGVDCSGQAEGGDSDAVFIVKDGGTLKNAIIGADQIEGVHCEGSCTIENVWWEAVCEDALSLKTGDGPFTVIGGGAQNADDKVIQHNGGGTVSISGFTAYNFGKLYRSCGNCDEMYERHVTLESVTAVSGSASLVGINSNYGDTATIKSDTCVTDVDTVCTEYEGTDNNDEEPQEISTGPSNACQYTDPLPSC; encoded by the exons ATGTTTTTTAAGCAGCTTGCCGTCCTCTCTTTTGCCACCAGCGCGCTGGCCGCGCATGGCGTCCGCAATCCCGGcaccaacagcctcaactTCAACCGCATCGACAAGCGCTTCACCTTCCCGATCCCCGAGTCGCAGGGCAGCCAGACCTTTGAGGCGACCTACACGATCTCTGGCAACGAGACCTTTGACGGCGGCATGAAGACCTATGGTCGGGGTGTCGACTGCTCCGGCCAGGCCGAGGGAGGCGACTCGGATGCCGTGTTCATAGTGAAGGACGGTGGCACTCTTAAAAACGCCATCATCGGTGCTGATCAGATTGAGGGTGTCCACTGCGAGGGATCCTGCACGATCGAGAATGTCTGGTGGGAGGCCGTCTGCGAGGACGCTCTGTCTCTCAAGACCGGTGATGGCCCTTTCACCGTCATCGGCGGTGGTGCGCAGAACGCCGACGACAAG GTCATCCAGCACAACGGCGGCGGCACGGTCAGCATCTCCGGCTTCACGGCCTACAACTTCGGCAAGCTGTACCGGTCGTGCGGCAACTGCGACGAGATGTACGAGCGCCATGTTACGCTGGAGTCGGTCACTGCTGTGTCTGGCTCTGCGTCGCTGGTTGGTATCAACAGCAACTACGGCGACACTGCGACCATCAAGAGCGACACTTGCGTGACCGACGTGGACACTGTCTGCACGGAGTACGAGGGCACTGACAacaacgacgaggag CCCCAGGAGATCAGCACCGGCCCCAGCAACGCTTGCCAGTACACCGACCCCCTTCCTTCGTGCTAA
- a CDS encoding uncharacterized protein (transcript_id=CADANIAT00009273) gives MRLMKTLVQAAAAAYFSSFLCEGASAQDPRPMENLGRGVVAVRASTDSVLVTWRLLGLDNSDIGFNVYRAVGSGEAEKLNDEVLGADTGTNFLDTTADPADDNTYFVRPVLDREEGDASGSFTLPGDNEVEPLIRIPIRESGQIKYVWVGDLTGDGEYDFVLDRTNTQQSIEAYTRNGTFLWEISLGPNSENQNNIEPGSTAISVGNWDGVTVYDFDGDGLADVAVRLANGVVFGDGEEFSEGTSDDEQWVGIVDGQTGALKGSSKLPTDFIEDGPLAARFGVGYLDGKRPHLVAFMKNRQDGGDFNRVIGAWTFDGTDLIEEWISLGDALVGADGHNTRILDVNGDGKDDVVEIGFVLNGEDGSLLYSMPEPIVHGDRYYIGKFDPEREGLQGYGIQQDNEELLMEYYYDAADGSFLWTHYGSEVGDVGRGLAADIDPTYAGYEVWSFQGIYNAATNETTTSDTSLAPWPQMSIWWDNDTLTELYNDGKLEKWDWENPTDSRSLPRILTIGNYGAQNPNNYNPAFLGDIMGDWREEIITVNGDHSELIIFTTDQYTDVRLYTLAHNPAYRNSMTLKGYMQSHSIDYFLGHDMETPASPNIHCTRY, from the exons ATGAGGCTTATGAAGACCCTAGTCCAAGCGGCAGCGGCCGCATAtttctcgtccttcttgtgTGAGGGGGCATCAGCACAAGACCCCCGGCCTATGGAGAACCTCGGCCGCGGCGTCGTCGCCGTGCGCGCAAGCACAGACTccgtcctcgtcacctgGCGCCTGCTGGGCCTCGACAATTCCGATATAGGATTCAACGTCTACCGCGCTGTCGGCTCCGGAGAGGCCGAGAAACTGAACGACGAGGTCCTGGGCGCAGATACAGGCACGAACTTCCTAGACACAACTGCCGATCCCGCAGACGACAACACCTACTTTGTCCGTCCTGTTCTCgacagggaagaaggggacGCTAGTGGCAGTTTTACCCTTCCTGGTGACAATGAGGTCGAACCGCTCATTCGGATCCCGATCCGTGAAAGTGGGCAGATCAAGTACGTCTGGGTCGGCGATCTCACAGGCGACGGCGAATATGATTTTGTCCTGGACCGCACCAACACGCAACAGAGTATCGAAGCGTACACGCGCAACGGAACATTTCTCTGGGAGATCAGTCTGGGCCCCAACAGTGAGAACCAGAATAACATCGAACCGGGGAGCACAGCGATCAGTGTAGGAAACTGGGACGGCGTGACGGTGTATGACTTTGACGGAGATGGGCTTGCAGATGTGGCAGTGAGGCTGGCGAACGGGGTCGTCTTTGGCGATGGGGAGGAATTCAGTGAGGGCACCTCTGACGATGAGCAGTGGGTTGGCATTGTAGATGGGCAGACCGGCGCTCTTAAGGGGAGCAGTAAGCTGCCGACAGACTTTATCGAGGACGGGCCGCTGGCTGCGCGGTTCGGGGTCGGCTATCTCGACGGGAAGAGGCCTCATCTGGTTGCGTTCATGAAGAACAGACAGGATGGGGGCGACTTCAATCGGGTGATTGGCGCTTGGACGTTCGATGGAACGGACTTGATTGAAGAATGGATCTCACTTGGCGATGCTCTCGTTGGCGCAGACGGACACAACACGCGCATCTTGGATGTGAACGGCGACGGGAAGGACGATGTCGTGGAGATTGGCTTCGTGCTGAATGGCGAGGACGGCTCGTTGCTTTACAGTATGCCCGAACCCATCGTACATGGGGACAGGTACTACATCGGCAAGTTTGATCCCGAGCGAGAGGGACTGCAGGGCTACGGGATCCAGCAGGACAACGAGGAGCTGCTGATGGAATATTACTACGACGCCGCGGACGGCTCATTCCTTTGGACGCACTATGGCAGTGAAGTCGGCGACGTCGGACGCGGCCTAGCAGCAGATATCGACCCAACCTACGCAGGGTACGAGGTCTGGTCCTTCCAGGGGATCTACAACGCCGCCACGAACGAAACAACAACATCCGACACCTCACTAGCCCCCTGGCCACAGATGAGCATCTGGTGGGACAACGACACTCTGACGGAGCTGTACAACGACggcaagctggagaaatGGGACTGGGAGAATCCCACTGACAGCAGGAGTCTGCCTCGGATCCTGACGATTGGCAACTATGGCGCTCAAAATCCCAATAACTATAACCCGGCCTTCCTGGGCGATATCATGGGGGACTGGCGGGAGGAGATTATCACGGTGAATGGGGATCATTCGGAGCTGATCATCTTTACGACGGACCAGTATACTGATGTGCGGCTGTACACTCTGGCGCATAACCCAGCCTACCGCAACTCGATGACGCTGAAGGGATACATGCAGTCGCACAGCATTGACTACTTTCTCGGGCATGATATGGAGACTCCTGCGAGCCCGAATATTCA CTGCACAAGGTATTGA